The Populus trichocarpa isolate Nisqually-1 chromosome 2, P.trichocarpa_v4.1, whole genome shotgun sequence genome has a window encoding:
- the LOC7496858 gene encoding catalase isozyme 1, whose product MDPYKYRPSSAFGTPYWTTNSGAPVWNNNSSLTVGSRGPILLEDYHLVEKLANFDRERIPERVVHARGASAKGFFEVTHDISGLTCADFLRAPGVQTPVIVRFSTVIHERGSPETLRDPRGFAVKFYTREGNFDLVGNNFPVFFIRDGMKFPDMVHALKPNPKSHIQENWRILDFFSHHPESLHMFSFLFDDLGVPQDYRHMEGSGVNTYMLINKAGKAHYVKFHWKPTCGVKCLLEDEAVKVGGTNHSHATQDLYDSIAAGTYPEWKLFIQTIDPDHEARFDFDPLDVTKTWPEDILPLQPVGRLVLNKNIDNFFAENEQLAFCPAIVVPGVYYSDDKLLQTRIFSYADTQRHRLGPNYLQLPANAPKCAHHNNHHEGFMNFMHRDEEVNYFPSRYDPVRHAESFPIPPAVCSGKREKCIIEKENNFKQPGERYRSWAPDRQERFICRWVDALSDPRVTHEIRSIWISYWSQADKSLGQKLASRLNVRPSI is encoded by the exons atGGATCCCTACAAG TACCGTCCATCAAGCGCTTTCGGTACTCCATACTGGACTACAAATTCTGGAGCTCCGGTTTGGAACAACAACTCGTCTTTGACCGTTGGATCTAGag GTCCAATCCTCCTTGAGGATTACCATCTGGTGGAGAAGCTTGCCAATTTTGACAGGGAGAGGATTCCAGAGCGTGTTGTCCATGCTAGGGGAGCCAGTGCAAAGGGTTTCTTTGAGGTTACCCATGATATCTCTGGCCTCACATGTGCTGATTTTCTCCGGGCTCCTGGAGTTCAGACACCTGTCATTGTCCGCTTCTCCACAGTTATCCATGAGCGTGGCAGCCCTGAAACCCTGAGGGATCCACGTGGATTTGCAGTGAAGTTTTACACCAGAGAG GGTAACTTTGATCTCGTGGGAAACAATTTCCCTGTCTTCTTCATCCGTGATGGAATGAAATTCCCAGACATGGTGCATGCCCTTAAGCCCAACCCTAAGTCTCATATTCAGGAGAACTGGAGGATTCTTGACTTCTTCTCCCACCATCCTGAAAGTTTGCACATGTTCTCCTTCCTATTTGATGATTTGGGTGTTCCACAAGATTATAGACATATGGAAGGCTCTGGTGTTAACACCTACATGTTGATCAACAAGGCTGGAAAAGCCCATTATGTGAAATTTCATTGGAAACCTACTTGTGGTGTGAAATGTTTGTTGGAGGATGAGGCAGTTAAAGTAGGAGGCACAAATCACAGTCATGCTACTCAGGATCTATATGACTCCATTGCAGCTGGCACCTATCCTGAGTGGAAACTTTTCATCCAGACAATTGATCCTGACCATGAAGCCAGGTTTGATTTTGACCCACTTGATGTAACCAAGACCTGGCCTGAGGATATCTTGCCCCTGCAGCCAGTTGGTCGCTTGGTCTTGAATAAGAACATCGACAACTTCTTTGCTGAAAATGAGCAGCTTGCTTTCTGCCCTGCTATTGTGGTTCCTGGTGTTTACTATTCAGATGACAAGCTACTCCAGACTCGAATCTTCTCCTATGCTGATACCCAGAGGCACCGTCTTGGACCAAACTATCTGCAGCTCCCTGCTAATGCTCCCAAGTGTGCTCATCATAACAATCACCATGAAGGTTTCATGAATTTCATGCACAGGGATGAGgag GTCAACTATTTCCCATCAAGGTATGATCCAGTTCGCCATGCTGAGAGTTTCCCCATTCCTCCTGCTGTCTGCAGTGGAAAGCGTGAGAAG TGCATCATTGAGAAGGAGAACAACTTCAAGCAACCTGGAGAGAGATACCGATCCTGGGCACCAGACAG GCAAGAACGATTTATTTGCCGATGGGTTGATGCCTTATCTGACCCACGCGTCACACATGAGATTCGCAGCATCTGGATCTCGTACTGGTCTCAG GCTGATAAATCTTTGGGTCAGAAGCTAGCATCTCGTCTCAACGTGAGACCAAGCATTTGA
- the LOC7474573 gene encoding U-box domain-containing protein 15: MSKTQLESTSFPGEDCKQQMVMDGERDQESTESNESSPREEIDIAQEILSVIESVARLGDYRRSHKKECYGLVRRMKLLLPFLEEIKDFDGPISDVGIASLSSLKKALVLAKKLLTTCNEGSKIYLVVESEAVMMRFHNVLEKLWKALEAVPFDEFEISDEVKEQVELMKVQLRRAKRRTDTQDIELAMDMMVVLTKKNDRNADRAIIERLAKKLELLSVEDLEIETVATRSLVKERGNQVTESTQQMIDLLNKFKQIVGMEVTDVLDDPVVPKMLKKSPSLIIPHEFLCPITLEIMTDPVIVASGQTYERESIQKWIDSNHRTCPKTRETLAHLSLAPNYALKNLILQWCENNNFELPKKHVPASSDPETSSEHQEKVSSLVKDLSSSQLEVQRRAVKKIRMLSKENPENRILIANNGGIPPIVQLLSYPDSKILEHAVTALLNLSIDENNKSLITKGGAVPAIIGVLNSGTTEARENSAAALFSLSMLDENKVTIGLSDGIPPLVDLLQNGTVRGKKDAATALFNLSLNHSNKGRAIDAGIVTPLLHLVKDRNLGMVDEALSIFLLLASHPEGRNEIGQLSFIETLVELMKDGTPKNKECATSVLLELGSTNSSFMLAALQFGVYENLVEISKSGTNRAQRKANSLLQLMSKAEHI; this comes from the exons ATGTCTAAAACCCAGCTGGAATCCACGAGTTTTCCTGGGGAAGATTGCAAGCAGCAGATGGTGATGGATGGAGAAAGAGATCAGGAAAGTACTGAATCAAATGAATCAAGCCCACGAGAGGAAATCGATATTGCTCAAGAGATCTTGAGCGTGATTGAATCTGTTGCCAGACTTGGAGATTACAGAAGAAGTCATAAGAAGGAATGTTATGGCCTTGTTAGACGGATGAAACTTTTGTTGCCATTCTTAGAGGAGATCAAAGATTTTGATGGGCCAATTTCTGACGTGGGTATTGCTTCTTTGAGTAGTTTGAAGAAGGCACTTGTTTTGGCCAAGAAGCTGTTAACAACTTGCAATGAAGGAAGCAAAATTTATCTG GTTGTCGAGAGCGAGGCGGTTATGATGAGATTCCATaatgttcttgaaaaattatggAAAGCTCTTGAAGCTGTGCCTTTCGATGAATTTGAGATCTCTGATGAGGTGAAAGAACAG GTTGAGCTGATGAAAGTGCAGCTTAGACGAGCAAAGAGGAGAACGGACACACAAGATATAGAGCTCGCAATGGATATGATGGTGGTACTAACAAAAAAGAATGACCGGAATGCTGACAGAGCCATAATAGAAAGGCTAGCGAAAAAGCTAGAGCTGCTTAGCGTTGAAGACCTGGAGATTGAAACTGTAGCTACGAGGAGTCTTGTTAAAGAGAGAGGGAACCAAGTAACTGAGAGCACCCAGCAAATGATTGATCTTCTTAACAAATTTAAGCAAATAGTAGGCATGGAAGTGACCGATGTGCTTGATGATCCTGTTGTGCCTAAAATGCTGAAGAAGAGCCCGTCTCTGATCATCCCACATGAATTCCTCTGTCCAATCACACTAGAAATAATGACAGATCCTGTTATTGTTGCAAGCGGTCAG ACttatgagagagagagcataCAGAAGTGGATTGATTCCAATCACCGGACCTGTCCGAAGACTCGAGAAACACTGGCTCACCTGTCATTGGCACCAAATTATGCACTCAAAAACTTAATCTTGCAGTGGTGtgagaataataattttgagcTTCCCAAAAAGCATGTTCCAGCAAGCTCAGACCCCGAGACCTCCTCTGAACACCAAGAGAAAGTCTCTTCTTTGGTTAAGGACCTATCTTCCAGTCAGCTGGAAGTGCAGAGAAGGGCCGTGAAGAAGATTCGCATGCTCTCCAAAGAGAATCCTGAGAACAGAATCTTGATTGCCAACAATGGAGGAATCCCACCAATAGTTCAACTCCTGTCCTATCCGGATTCTAAAATTCTAGAGCACGCCGTAACAGCTTTGCTGAATCTATCTATTGATGAGAATAACAAGAGTCTCATAACCAAGGGGGGAGCCGTTCCAGCTATAATAGGAGTTTTGAATAGTGGAACCACTGAGGCTAGAGAGAACTCTGCAGCAGCTTTATTTAGCTTATCAATGCTTGATGAGAACAAAGTGACCATAGGGTTGTCTGATGGCATCCCACCATTAGTAGATTTGTTACAGAATGGAACtgtaagaggaaaaaaagatgcTGCCACTGCACTCTTTAACTTATCCCTCAACCATTCAAATAAAGGTAGGGCTATAGATGCTGGCATTGTCACACCATTACTCCACTTGGTCAAGGACAGGAATCTGGGCATGGTCGACGAGGCCCTGTCGATCTTTCTACTCCTTGCATCGCATCCTGAAGGGCGAAATGAGATCGGACAGCTCTCATTTATTGAAACTCTTGTAGAACTCATGAAAGATGGCACCCCCAAAAACAAAGAATGTGCAACTTCAGTTCTTCTTGAGCTGGGATCAACCAATTCTTCTTTCATGCTTGCAGCACTTCAATTTGGTGTGTACGAAAATTTAGTTGAGATCTCAAAGAGTGGAACCAATAGAGCTCAGAGGAAGGCAAATTCTCTGTTACAGCTTATGAGCAAAGCTGAACACATTTGA